Proteins from one Triticum aestivum cultivar Chinese Spring chromosome 7A, IWGSC CS RefSeq v2.1, whole genome shotgun sequence genomic window:
- the LOC123149381 gene encoding chaperone protein dnaJ 1, mitochondrial isoform X1 gives MGRFGWLRLASRSLARRSGEASAQRSAWIRPSTPCTSSGADRCYGRSTFISSVPSRFFHSTGQRYSMDKDYYKVLGVTKDASQDDIKKAFQSLAKKYHPDTNRGNTAAKRMFQEVRDAYETLRDPSKRQQYDMLFSGGSAANSTRGRGEFDGSYQDPFSRFNKQNDDPFAQFYRQNDGPFSNQFYKVFSEVFQHDVDVHASDIEIELNLSFGEAAKGCTKEVPFSAKNLCYSCDGRGYLANARKYVCPSCKGAGKVSMYPFTSICTTCRGFGKVIKDHCLTCKGAGVVDGMKYANVIIPAGVDSGDTIHVREAGNSGGRGAIPGSLYIKLRVASDPVFVRDGADVHVDKKISFTQAMLGGKIEVPTLDGKTEIKIPKGVQPGQVVVLRGKGLELPNQAGYFGDQHVRFKIHFPLKVNERQRALLEDFAAEEATKEQSFFATGNWSELIVENMKSQNFMIGLGFVMLIYLMLSKAVS, from the exons ATGGGCCGGTTCGGGTGGCTCCGGCTCGCGTCGAGGTCCCTCGCGCGCCGCTCCGGCGAG GCGTCTGCGCAGAGGAGCGCATGGATTCGGCCGTCTACAC CTTGCACCTCTAGTGGTGCTGATAGATGCTATGGTCGATCAACATTTATATCATCTGTGCCGAGCAGGTTCTTTCATTCCACAG GTCAGCGTTATTCGATGGACAAGGACTATTACAAGGTTCTTGGTGTGACTAAAGATGCCTCACAAGATGACATAAAAAAGGCTTTTCAATCT CTTGCAAAGAAGTACCATCCAGACACAAATAGAGGAAATACTGCTGCGAAAAGGATGTTTCAGGAAGTAAGAGACGCATACGAG ACTCTTCGGGATCCTTCAAAGAGACAGCAATATGATATG CTATTTTCTGGAGGGTCAGCTGCAAATTCCACAAGGGGTAGGGGGGAGTTCGATGGATCCTATCAAGATCCATTTTCAAGATTCAACAAACAGAACGACGACCCTTTTGCACAATTCTACAGACAAAATGATGGTCCTTTTTCTAATCAGTTTTACAAAGTATTCTCAGAG GTTTTCCAGCATGATGTAGATGTACATGCCAGTGACATTGAG ATAGAGCTGAATCTGTCTTTTGGCGAAGCTGCTAAAGGATGTACGAAGGAAGTTCCCTTCAGTGCAAAGAATCTTTGCTACTCATGTG ATGGGAGAGGATACTTGGCCAATGCAAGAAAATATGTTTGCCCTTCTTGTAAAGGTGCAGGAAAA GTTAGTATGTATCCGTTCACATCCATTTGTACTACTTGCAGAGGCTTCGGGAAAGTGATTAAG GATCACTGCCTAACATGCAAAGGTGCAGGGGTGGTAGATGGTATGAAATATGCAAACGTGATCATTCCAGCAG GAGTTGATTCTGGTGATACAATTCATGTACGGGAGGCTGGAAATAGCGGTGGACGTGGAGCCATACCTGGAAGTCTATACATTAAGCTTCGA GTAGCAAGTGATCCAGTATTTGTTCGAGATGGTGCTGATGTACATGTGGACAAAAAGATAAGCTTCACACAG GCAATGCTTGGTGGAAAAATCGAAGTACCCACTTTAGACGGTAAAACAGAAATTAAG ATACCCAAAGGAGTTCAACCAGGGCAAGTTGTCGTTTTAAGGGGGAAAG GATTGGAATTGCCAAACCAGGCAGGATATTTCGGAGACCAACATGTCCGTTTCAAAATACATTTTCCATT GAAAGTTAACgaacgtcagcgtgcactgttggAAGACTTTGCAGCAGAGGAAGCCACTAAGGAACAGAGTTTTTTTGCAACAGGAAACTG GTCGGAGCTTATTGTTGAAAATATGAAGAGCCAAAATTTCATGATCGGGCTTGGTTTTGTCATGCTGATCTATCTGATGCTTAGCAAGGCTGTGAGTTAA
- the LOC123149381 gene encoding chaperone protein dnaJ 1, mitochondrial isoform X2, whose translation MGRFGWLRLASRSLARRSGEASAQRSAWIRPSTPCTSSGADRCYGRSTFISSVPSRFFHSTGQRYSMDKDYYKVLGVTKDASQDDIKKAFQSLAKKYHPDTNRGNTAAKRMFQEVRDAYETLRDPSKRQQYDMLFSGGSAANSTRGRGEFDGSYQDPFSRFNKQNDDPFAQFYRQNDGPFSNQFYKVFSEVFQHDVDVHASDIEIELNLSFGEAAKGCTKEVPFSAKNLCYSCDGRGYLANARKYVCPSCKGAGKVSMYPFTSICTTCRGFGKVIKDHCLTCKGAGVVDGMKYANVIIPAGVDSGDTIHVREAGNSGGRGAIPGSLYIKLRVASDPVFVRDGADVHVDKKISFTQAMLGGKIEVPTLDGKTEIKIPKGVQPGQVVVLRGKGLELPNQAGYFGDQHVRFKIHFPLKVNERQRALLEDFAAEEATKEQSFFATGNWLYEQLSTG comes from the exons ATGGGCCGGTTCGGGTGGCTCCGGCTCGCGTCGAGGTCCCTCGCGCGCCGCTCCGGCGAG GCGTCTGCGCAGAGGAGCGCATGGATTCGGCCGTCTACAC CTTGCACCTCTAGTGGTGCTGATAGATGCTATGGTCGATCAACATTTATATCATCTGTGCCGAGCAGGTTCTTTCATTCCACAG GTCAGCGTTATTCGATGGACAAGGACTATTACAAGGTTCTTGGTGTGACTAAAGATGCCTCACAAGATGACATAAAAAAGGCTTTTCAATCT CTTGCAAAGAAGTACCATCCAGACACAAATAGAGGAAATACTGCTGCGAAAAGGATGTTTCAGGAAGTAAGAGACGCATACGAG ACTCTTCGGGATCCTTCAAAGAGACAGCAATATGATATG CTATTTTCTGGAGGGTCAGCTGCAAATTCCACAAGGGGTAGGGGGGAGTTCGATGGATCCTATCAAGATCCATTTTCAAGATTCAACAAACAGAACGACGACCCTTTTGCACAATTCTACAGACAAAATGATGGTCCTTTTTCTAATCAGTTTTACAAAGTATTCTCAGAG GTTTTCCAGCATGATGTAGATGTACATGCCAGTGACATTGAG ATAGAGCTGAATCTGTCTTTTGGCGAAGCTGCTAAAGGATGTACGAAGGAAGTTCCCTTCAGTGCAAAGAATCTTTGCTACTCATGTG ATGGGAGAGGATACTTGGCCAATGCAAGAAAATATGTTTGCCCTTCTTGTAAAGGTGCAGGAAAA GTTAGTATGTATCCGTTCACATCCATTTGTACTACTTGCAGAGGCTTCGGGAAAGTGATTAAG GATCACTGCCTAACATGCAAAGGTGCAGGGGTGGTAGATGGTATGAAATATGCAAACGTGATCATTCCAGCAG GAGTTGATTCTGGTGATACAATTCATGTACGGGAGGCTGGAAATAGCGGTGGACGTGGAGCCATACCTGGAAGTCTATACATTAAGCTTCGA GTAGCAAGTGATCCAGTATTTGTTCGAGATGGTGCTGATGTACATGTGGACAAAAAGATAAGCTTCACACAG GCAATGCTTGGTGGAAAAATCGAAGTACCCACTTTAGACGGTAAAACAGAAATTAAG ATACCCAAAGGAGTTCAACCAGGGCAAGTTGTCGTTTTAAGGGGGAAAG GATTGGAATTGCCAAACCAGGCAGGATATTTCGGAGACCAACATGTCCGTTTCAAAATACATTTTCCATT GAAAGTTAACgaacgtcagcgtgcactgttggAAGACTTTGCAGCAGAGGAAGCCACTAAGGAACAGAGTTTTTTTGCAACAGGAAACTG GCTTTACGAGCAGCTATCTACTGGTTGA